A window of Pararhodobacter sp. genomic DNA:
TTCTTTGCCACCAATCAAGCGGTCGCCGAATTGCTGCGCGACCTGTAAACCCGTAACCGACTCCGGCGCATCAGACAGGTGCGCCGGCGCAAGACGACAGTGATGGAAATGATACATGCAAAACAGCGTCCGTCCAACGCAGGCCAAGCTGGCACTGCGGCGGCGTCGGCCTGATCTGCTGGGCCTGCTGGTCACGGCACTGACCCTGATCGCCGCCTTGGCGCTGATTGCCCCGACACTCGCCCTGGTGCTCAAGAGCCTGATTTCCGATGCGTCGGGCGCGCTCGGTTTGGACAACTACCATCGCGTCCTCGAGGCGCGGCGCCTTCCGTCGGTCATCTGGAACACGGTTGTCCTGGGGGTGGGCAGCGTGGCCGTGATGTTCGTTATCGCCACGCCTCTGGCCTGGCTCTATGCAAGGACCGATTTTCATTGGCGCGGCGCGATCATGATCGGCGCCACATGCCAACTTGCCACACCCGGATTCCTGGTGGCGCTGGGTTACCTGTTCTTGCTCAATCCCTCGAACGGCTTGATCAATCAGTGGTGGCGCGCGTTGACCGGTGGCACCGACCCCTTGATGAATGTCTACTCGATGACGGCAATCGTGTTGCTTCAGGGCCTGTCGATGGTCGGCCCCGCGTTTTATTTCCTCGCACCCGCCCTGTCGCATGTCGATGGCGCGCTGGAAGAGGCCGCCAGCGCGCATGGTTTGGGGAAATGGAAAACCTTTGTCTTCATCCTGCTGCCGATAACGCTGCCGACATTGCTCAGCACGGCGTTGTTCTTTCTGGTGATCGCCGTCGAGACCTTTGATTTCGCCGGAATGTTGGGAATGCCGGCACGGATTTCGGTCGTCGCGACCTGGATCTACCAGTTCACACAGGCGAGTTTCGCCGCGCCCGAATATGGCGCGGCCTCTGCCATCGGGGTGATGACGGCCATCGTGCTGCTGGCGCTTATGGTTGTGCAAGGGCTTGTCTTTCGGCGCAGTTTCGCAATCGCCACGCTGGGCGGGAAATCGCGTTCTGCGTCGGTGATCCTCAGCCGAGGTGCCCAAAGGGCCGCCAAACTGATGTTTTGCACCTTTCTGGCGCTGGGCTTTGCGGTGCCCTTTGCCATGCTGGTGTGGACCGCGCTGCTCCCCGTTCAGCAACCTCCGTCCTGGGCTGCGCTTCAAAGCATCTCACTCGACGGGTTTGGCCCCCAATTCTGGGCCGAGTTGCGCAACATCGGGGGCGCGACCCTGGTGCTTGCGCTGGTCGTGCCGACCCTGGTGGTCAGCCTGACTTCGGCAATGGCGTGGACCGCAACCTTGAACCGCAAGGCGGCCCGGATCATCGAAGTGGCGGTTGTCAGTTGCCTGGCGGTGCCGTCCATCGTCATTGCCATCATGTTTCTGGTCGGCGCTCTCAGCCTCCATGCGTACCTGCCGATCTATGGCTCCATCGTGGTGCTGATCCTGGCGATTGGCACGCGCTATCTGGCGACCGCGTTCAGGATCACGCAAAACGCCTTCGCGCAGGTTGATCCAGAACTTATCCAAGCGGCCCGCACGCTGGGCGTTCCGTCGGGTATCACGCTTACGGGCATCATGGTGCCGATGTTGCGCGCGTCGCTGATTTTCGCGTGGTTCTGGGTTGCTTTGCTGACGCTGCGCGAGTTGCCGATCACCCTGGTTCTGAGCACCTATGATCTGCAAACCCTGGCGTCGCGCATCTTCCTCTACAACAGTTCCGGCGAAACCCAGCAGGCCGCCGCGCTCTCATTGGCGCTGTTTGCCATCGTCGCCGTGTTTCTGGTGGGGTTTTTCCGCTTTGTTCGCTTCACCCGCTAGACCGAGAAGACAGCCATGACCGACATCGTCAGCCTGACGGGTATCCACAAGATCTATCGGTCCCAGTCCGGGGCAGAGACGCATGTTCTGCGGGGCATCACTTTGAGCATTGCCGAGGGGCAGAATGTCGTGCTTCTGGGGCCGTCGGGGTGCGGCAAGACAACATCCTTGCGCATTATCGCCGGTCTTGAAACCCCGACACAGGGACGTGTCGAGTTGGCAGGCGCGGTGGTTTCCGCATCAAACCCGCCGATCTGGGTTGGCCCCGAGGATCGGCCCATCGGCATTGTCTTTCAATCTTACGCGCTTTGGCCGCATATGACGGTGTCCGAGAATGTCGCCTTCGCGTTGCGCCATGGGCGGCTCAAGCTGCGCCGCGCCGAGGCCAGGGCGCGCACCGTCGAAGTCCTCGACATGATGCAGATCGGCCATTTGGCCAGCCGCCGTGTGACGCAACTGTCGGGCGGGCAGCAACAACGCGTGGCCTTGGCCCGCGCCGTGGCGCAGCGGCCCAAGGTGTTGTTGATGGACGAACCCTTGTCGAACCTTGATCCGCAATTGCGCGCCGATGTCCGAGGCGAAATCCGCACGATGACCAGACAAATGGGCATCACATCGCTTATCGTCACCCATGACCGCGACGATGCCTTGGCGCTGGCGGATGAGGTTTGCGTCATGGCGGATGGCGTCATCATGCAAAACGCCTCGCCGACCGAGGTGTTGCACAATCCGGCGTCGTTGTTTGTGGCGCGCATGTTCGGAGATGCCAACGCGCTGGAGGCCGAGGTTGTCGCGGTCGGCGACGGCACCCTCACCCTCGCGCTTTCAGACAGTCAGATTATCGTGCCCCATCGCGGGCAGTTTGTGCCGGGCAGCCGTGTCACATTGGCCGCGCATTCCAATCGTCAGACCTTTGCCGAAACCGGCCTGCCGGGCGAGATCCTGGAGAGCCATTACGAAGCCGACCGGGTGCGCTCTCGCGTGGCGATCGGTGGTGACCGGGCCGTGATCTATCACAGTGGTGCACCCTTGCCGCCGGGCAGCCAGGTCCATGTTTCCACACCTGACGCGGCGTGGATGGTGTTCGCCCGTGGCAACGACCCGGCATCGTCCTGACGTGACGTCATGCCCCGCCCCGAGGTCGCCGGGCGCGCGGTCATTCTGTCGCGGACGGGATGCGCCGCCAACGTGCCAAACACCGATGCGTTTCACGCGGGTCGGCACTCGCGGCGTTGCCCGTTCCGCGCCCCGCGTGAATTGCCTGACCCGGGATGAGGCGTCCGCGCGGCGCGAGGCGTGGACGGACAAGTGGGCAGCCGTTCCCCGATGGACGGGAAACATGCCGACATAGGTCCAGCGCCTGATGTCGGCGATTGACACGGGGTATCGTGTCGCGAGTTGCTCTACGGTCCGGAATGGCGTGTCGAATTGGAGTGCCCGCGCATTGTTTTCTCGGCGTTGATCGCTCGAATCACGAGCATTGGCCGCGCGATACGCACCCATCTTGAAACGCGCCGTAGACAATCGCGAAGTGTCCCCACGGTTTTTCCACGCGTGACGCGCCCGGCAGCACCGGAATGTTGCCGGGGTGCAGCCCTGAAGGCTGGGCGTCGCACAGCCGCCAAAGGCGTCTGAAACAGTCTTTTGAAAAGTCACCAAGTGAAATGGTGCCCAGGGGCGGATTTGAACCACCGACACGCGGATTTTCAATCCGCTGCTCTACCCCTGAGCTACCCGGGCACGGGAGAAAGTCAAACTTTCAGGTGGGCGTTATTTAGGCGAGCATCGGCGCGGTGTCCAGAGGGAAATTGACCTCTCTGGGTGCTTGTTGCGGCGGGATGAACCTGCGACCATGGCCTGAACCAATCGTGTAGGCCGACCATGCGCCCGATCCGCGGAATTCTGTACAAAATCATCTCGGTGGTGATGTTCATCACAATGGCAAGCCTGATCAAGGCCTTGTCCGGCGAGGTGCCGCCCGGGCAGATCGTGTTCTTTCGCTCGTTACTTGCCCTGCCGGTCCTCGTCATATGGTTGGCTTGGCGTTCGGAATTGCGGACCGGGTTCAAGGCCAGCAAGCCGCTGGGCCATTTCTGGCGCGGATTGGTGGGGACGATGGCCATGGGGATGGGCTTTGCCGCGCTCGCCTTTCTGCCTTTGCCCGAGGTCACCGCCATCGGCTATGCCGCACCCTTGTTGGTGGTGATCTTCGCGTCGATGTTCCTCGGCGAGGAGGTCCGCGCCTTTCGCCTGACCTCGGTGTTTGTCGGATTGGTCGGGGTCTTGATCGTTTTGTCCCCGCGTCTGTCGGTGGGCAGTTCGGTCAGCCAAATTCAGGCGCTCGGCGCGATGCTGGCCCTGTCAGGGGCGGTTTTCGCGGCGCTGGCGCAGGTCACGGTGCGCAAACTCGTGGCGACCGAGACAACCTCGGCAATCGTTTTCTGGTTCTCCCTGACGGCGGCGGGCCTGTCTTTGCTGACCATTCCGTTCGGCTGGGTGATGCCCTCCCTGTGGCAAGCGGCGATCCTGATCCTGACCGGGTTGCTGGGCGGGGTGGGCCAGATTTTCCTGACCTCCAGCTACCGCGAGGCCGATGCCTCACTGGTCGCGCCCTTCGATTATGCGTCGATCATGTTCGCGCTGGCGATCGGCTATTGGGGCTTTGGCGAGGTTCCGACCATGACCATGTTGCTGGGCGCGGCCATCGTCATCGCGGCCGGGATTCTGATCATCTGGCGCGAGCGGCAACTAGGCCTGGAGCGTGCGCGCCAACGCCGCGTCATGACGCCGCAAGGCTAGCGCCGGTCCCGAATCGGCCTGACTTGCGGGCGCGGGCCTCGCACCATCAGGGCAAACGTTCCGCCGCTTGGGTCGCCATGCGAACGCCCGCACGTTCAGCGCCAGTTCTCGGGATGGATCGTCCGGTTTGCGCCATATGAAAGGACAATATTCCCTTTCATCGCGGGTATATTGCGCGATTTGGAATAATATTCCACATTGCCGTCACTCAGTGAGAAGGGCGGCGCGATGCAACATTTCCCGATATTCCTCGATCTTCAGGGCCAGACCGTCGCCATCGCCGGCAATGGCGAATTTGCGCTGGCCAAGCTGCGGCTGCTGCTGAAAACGCAGGCCCGGCTGACCGTTTACGCCCCCGCCCCCGAGGCCGATCTGCGCGCCCTGATCGCCGCGCACGCCGTCACCCTGATCCAGCGCGCCGCCACTGCCGACGATCTGACCGGCGTGGCGCTGGCCTATGCCGCCCATGGCGAGGCGCAGGCCGACGCCCAATTCGCCGCCCGCGCGCGCAGCGTCGGCGTGTTGGTCAATGTCGTCGACAATCTCGAAGCCAGCGCCTTTATCACCCCCGCCATTGTTGACCGCGACCCCGTCACCATCGCCATCGGCACCGAGGGCGCGGCCCCGGTTCTGGCCCGGGCGATCAAGACCGACCTCGAGGAAAAGCTCCCGCAAGGTCTCGGCCCTCTGGCCCGCGCCGGAAAGCTGTTCCGCCCTCACGCCGAGGCCCTCCCGCAAGGCCGCCGTCGTCGTGACTTCTGGGCGGATTACTATTTCGAAACCGGCCCGCAGGTTCTGGCCGAAGTGGGCGAGGAACTGTTGGAGCACGCCCTGCACGACATTCTGCGCCGCCATCTTGAGGCGGGCGAGCCGCAGGGCCGCGTCGATCTGGTGGGCGCGGGGCCGGGCGACCCGGAACTGATGACCCAGCGCGCCCGCCGCCTGCTGGACCGCGCCGATGTGGTGATCCATGACCGCCTCGTCCCCGCCGCGATCCTTGAGCTGGCGCGGCGCGAGGCCCAGTTCATCCCGGTCGGCAAAGAGGGCTTCGGCCCCTCGACCCCGCAGGACCAGATCAACGCCGCGATGATCCGGCACGCCCGGAACGGCGCGCATGTCCTGCGCCTCAAGGGCGGCGATGCCAGTGTCTTTGGCCGTCTTGATGAGGAAGCCGAGGCGCTGACCGAGGCCGGCATTGATTGGGCCGTGACCCCCGGCATCACCGCCGCCTCTGCCGCCGCCGCCGTGATTGGCCGCAGCCTGACGCAGCGCGGGCGCAACTCGGACCTACGCCTTCTGACCGCGCATGACATCAACGGATTTGCCGATCACGATTGGCGCAGCCTTGCCCGCAACGGCTCGGTCGCGGCGATCTACATGGGCAAGCGCGCCGCCCGTTTCCTGCAAGGCCGCCTGCTGATGCATGGCGCGGACGGGGCCACGCCGGTGACGCTGGTCGAAAACGCCAGCCGCCCGGATCAGCGCATCCTCGCCACCCGGCTGGATCGCCTGACCGCTGACCTCGCCGCCGCCGCGCCCAGCGGCCCGGTTCTGACCCTGTTCGGCCTTGCCCCGGCAAAAGCCGCCGAAACCCTCCCCACCTTGCTCGAGGAAATGGCCTGATGTCCCGCAAACCCTATGCCGTTGTCGTCACCGCCAATGCTCTGCTGGATGGCGATGTGGTCTATCTGACCGCCGCCCACACCTGGAGCCGCCATCTGGAACAGGCGCTGGTCCTGACTGACAAGACCGACGCCGAAATCGCGCTTGCTCATGCCGACACCCAAACCGCCGAGGTGGTGGGCTGTTACCTGGCTGACGTGCGCCAGAGTGCCTCTGGCCCGCAGCCCGTCCATTTCCGCGAGGATTTCCGCCGCCGCGGCCCCTCGAATTACGCGCACGGCAAGCAGGCAACCGCCTCGAACGCCGCCTGAGGAACACCCCATGTACGTCTATGACAGCTTCGACCATGACTTCCTGACCGAGCGTAACCGCCAGTTTCGCGCGCAGGTCCAGCGCCGCATCGACGGCTCGCTGACCGAGGATGAATTTCGCCCGCTGCGCCTGATGAACGGCCTTTATCTGCAATTGCACGCCTATATGCTGCGCGTGGCGATCCCTTATGGCACGCTGAACCCACAGCAAATGCGCAAACTGGCCGAAATCGCCGACCGCTTTGACAAGGGCTACGGCCATTTCACCACCCGGCAGAACATCCAGTACAACTGGCCCCGGCTGGCGGATGTGCCGGATATTCTCGATGAACTGGCCAAGGCCGGACTGCACGCGATCCAGACCTCGGGCAACACCATTCGCAACGTGACCTCGGACCATTTCGCCGGGGCCGCCGCGGATGAAATCGCCGATCCGCGCCCGGTTGCCGAGTTGATCCGCCAATGGTCCACCGACCACCCCGAATTCCAGTTCCTGCCGCGCAAGTTCAAGGTGGCGGTGACCGGCTCTGAAACCGACCGCGCCGTGACCAAGGCCCATGATATCGGGTTGCGCATGGTGCGCCAGAACGGCCAGCCGGGGTTCGAAGTGATCGTTGGCGGTGGCCTTGGCCGCACGCCGATGATCGGCAAGGTGCTGCGCGATTTCCTGCCCGTGGCCGACCTGCTGCCGTATCTTGAGGCCATTGTCGGCACCTACAACCTCTTGGGACGGCGCGACAATAAATTCAAAGCCCGCATCAAGATCACCGTGCATGAGAACGGCATCGACACGATTCGCAACCATGTCGAGGCCCGGTTCCAAACCATCGCGCCGCAGTTCGACACCGCTGCGACGCTGGCGCAACTGGCCCGTATCGAGGCGATGTTCAAAGCCCCTGACCTGCGCGCCGCCTGCGATCTGGCCTATCAGGCCGCCTATCGCACCGACCCGGTGTTTCGCGCCTGGGCCGATACCAACCTGCATCCGCACCGCGACCCCAACCACGCGATCGTCACCCTCAGCCTCAAGGCGCATGGCGAGACGCCGGGCGATGCGACCAGCGATCAGATGCGCCTGATTGCCGACCTTGCCGAGGCGTATGGCCACGGCGAAATCCGCATCAGCCATGAGCAGAACGTGATCCTGCCGCATGTCGCCCGCGCCGATCTGCCCGCGCTGCACAAGGCGCTGCGCGTGCAAGGGCTGGCGACGGCGAATGTCGGGCTGATCTCGGATATCATCGCCTGCCCGGGCATGGATTATTGCGCGCTGGCCACCGCGCGTTCGATCCCCGTGGCGCAGGAAATCGCCACGCATTTCGACGCGCTCAAGCTGGAGCATGACATCGGCCCGCTGAAGATCAAGATTTCCGGCTGCATCAACGCCTGCGGGCATCACCACGTCGGGCATATCGGCATTCTCGGCCTCGACCGCGCGGGCGTGGAAAACTACCAGATCACGCTGGGCGGTGACGGCTCCGAGGATGCGCATCTGGGTGACCGCACCGGGCCGGGCTTTGCCTATGATCAGATCGTCCCGGCCATCGAGCGCATCATCCGCGCCTATCTGGCGCTGCGCGACAGCCCGGCGGAGAGCTTCCTGTCGGCCTATCGCCGCCTTGGCCTGACCCCGTTCAAGGCCGCGCTGTATGAGCAGGAGCCGGTCGATGCCGAATGATCTTTCGTCCCTGAACGCGCGCTTTTCGGGCGACACCCAGGCCGCGCTGCGCTTTTCCTTGTCGGGCGCGCTGGGCCGGGTGGCGCTGGTTTCCAGCTTCGGCGCGGATTCGGTGGTGCTGCTGCATCTCGTGTCCACCATCGCGCCGCAAACCCCGGTCCTGTTCCTCGACACGCTGATGCTGTTCCCCGAAACGCTGGCCTATCAACGCGCCGTCGCCGAGCGGCTGAACCTGAGCGATCTGCGCATTATCAACCCCGACCGCGAGGCGCTGTTTGCCGGGGATCCTGACGCCACCCTGCACCACGCCGACCCCGATGCCTGCTGCGATCTGCGCAAGACACAGCCGCTGACCAAAGCGCTGCACGGCTTCGAGAGCTGGATTTCAGGCCGCAAACGCGCGCAAGGCGGCGCGCGTTCGGGGTTGGAGATGTTCGAGCGCGATCCCTCGGGGGCGGTGAAAATCAACCCTTTGGCCGGATGGGACGCGCAAAGCATCGGCGCCTACATGACCCAACACGACCTGCCCCGGCACCCGCTGGTGGCGCGCGGTTTCCCCTCGATTGGCTGCGCGCCCTGCACCGGGCCGGTCGCGGCAGGCGAGGATCCGCGCGCCGGGCGCTGGCGCGGAAAAGACAAAACCGAATGCGGCATCCATTTCGAGAATGGCCGCGTGATCAGAAGGAAAGCGTCATGAGTGTGATCGTCACCGATTCCGGGTTTGGCCCGGATGATTTTGCGCAAGACTGGTTCGATCTCGCCTCGGACGTCGATCTGTCGGCACTCGAGGGGCAATTGCAGGGCGTCACCGCGATCCGTATTGCCTTCCCGTCGTTTGCCGATGGCCGGGGCTTCACCTTGGCCGCGCATCTGCGGCGGCTGGGTTTTGCCGGGCGTTTGCGGGCGCAGGGTCATGTTGTTGCGGATCAATACACAATGGCCCGGCGCGCGGGCTTTGACGAGGTCGAGATTGATCAGACCCTCGCCGCCCGCCAGCCCGAGGCGCAATGGCTGGCGCGCGGCGATTGGCAGGGATTCGATTACCGCAAACGCCTGAGGGCAGCCGCATGAACCAGCAACTGCGCCCCGATCTGCAAACCATCACCGCCGTGACGCATTGGACGGATCGGCTGTTCTCGTTCCGCGTGACGCGGCCAGCCAGCCTGCGGTTCCGCTCTGGCCAGTTCGTGATGATCGGCCTGCCCAATGCCGAGGGCAAACCCGTGCTGCGCGCCTATTCCATCGCCTCTCCGGCGTGGGATGATGAACTGGAGTTCTATTCGATCAAGGTGCCCGACGGGCCGCTGACCAGCCGCTTGCAGCATGTCCAGCCGGGTGACCCGATCATCCTGCGGCCCAAACCGGTGGGAACCTTGGTGCATGACGCGCTCTTGCCCGGCAAACGGCTGTGGTTCCTGGCGACGGGCACCGGGTTCGCGCCCTTTGCCAGCCTGCTGCGCGAGCCGGAAACCTGGGAGCGCTATGAGCAGGTGGTGATGATGCACACCTGCCGCGATGTCGCCGAATTGGCCTATGGCCGCCGCATGATCGAGGGGCTGTCCGACGATCCCTTGATTGGCGAGATGATCGCCGGAAAGCTGCGTTACTACCCCACGACAACCCGCCAGCCGTCGCCCCGTATGGGGCGGATCACCGACACTCTGGCGCGCGGGAAGGCCTTGGCCGATCTTGACCTGACCGGCCCGCTGACGGCCGAGACAGATCGCGCGATGGTCTGCGGCTCGCTGGCGTTCAACAAGGATGTGGCCGCGCTGCTAGAGGGGTTCGGGCTGCGCGAGGGGGCGAATTCCGCACCCGGTCATTTTGCGGTGGAAAAGGCCTTTGTCGATTAGCGAGGGTGCGTGCAAGCACACACCCTACCAATGTCCTGTAGGGTGTGTGCTTGCACGCACCGTACCCCAGAGACCCTGCCTTTACCCGGCCGCGATCGCCTCTTCCATTGCCGCCAGCAGGCGCGCGATCTCGCCCGTCGTGTTGTAATGACAAAACGAGATCCGCACGCAATCGGGCAGCCCCAAAGGCCGCAGCACGTTGCCGCTGAAATGGTCGG
This region includes:
- a CDS encoding ABC transporter ATP-binding protein; translated protein: MTDIVSLTGIHKIYRSQSGAETHVLRGITLSIAEGQNVVLLGPSGCGKTTSLRIIAGLETPTQGRVELAGAVVSASNPPIWVGPEDRPIGIVFQSYALWPHMTVSENVAFALRHGRLKLRRAEARARTVEVLDMMQIGHLASRRVTQLSGGQQQRVALARAVAQRPKVLLMDEPLSNLDPQLRADVRGEIRTMTRQMGITSLIVTHDRDDALALADEVCVMADGVIMQNASPTEVLHNPASLFVARMFGDANALEAEVVAVGDGTLTLALSDSQIIVPHRGQFVPGSRVTLAAHSNRQTFAETGLPGEILESHYEADRVRSRVAIGGDRAVIYHSGAPLPPGSQVHVSTPDAAWMVFARGNDPASS
- a CDS encoding phosphoadenylyl-sulfate reductase, whose translation is MPNDLSSLNARFSGDTQAALRFSLSGALGRVALVSSFGADSVVLLHLVSTIAPQTPVLFLDTLMLFPETLAYQRAVAERLNLSDLRIINPDREALFAGDPDATLHHADPDACCDLRKTQPLTKALHGFESWISGRKRAQGGARSGLEMFERDPSGAVKINPLAGWDAQSIGAYMTQHDLPRHPLVARGFPSIGCAPCTGPVAAGEDPRAGRWRGKDKTECGIHFENGRVIRRKAS
- the cysG gene encoding siroheme synthase CysG, giving the protein MQHFPIFLDLQGQTVAIAGNGEFALAKLRLLLKTQARLTVYAPAPEADLRALIAAHAVTLIQRAATADDLTGVALAYAAHGEAQADAQFAARARSVGVLVNVVDNLEASAFITPAIVDRDPVTIAIGTEGAAPVLARAIKTDLEEKLPQGLGPLARAGKLFRPHAEALPQGRRRRDFWADYYFETGPQVLAEVGEELLEHALHDILRRHLEAGEPQGRVDLVGAGPGDPELMTQRARRLLDRADVVIHDRLVPAAILELARREAQFIPVGKEGFGPSTPQDQINAAMIRHARNGAHVLRLKGGDASVFGRLDEEAEALTEAGIDWAVTPGITAASAAAAVIGRSLTQRGRNSDLRLLTAHDINGFADHDWRSLARNGSVAAIYMGKRAARFLQGRLLMHGADGATPVTLVENASRPDQRILATRLDRLTADLAAAAPSGPVLTLFGLAPAKAAETLPTLLEEMA
- a CDS encoding nitrite/sulfite reductase codes for the protein MYVYDSFDHDFLTERNRQFRAQVQRRIDGSLTEDEFRPLRLMNGLYLQLHAYMLRVAIPYGTLNPQQMRKLAEIADRFDKGYGHFTTRQNIQYNWPRLADVPDILDELAKAGLHAIQTSGNTIRNVTSDHFAGAAADEIADPRPVAELIRQWSTDHPEFQFLPRKFKVAVTGSETDRAVTKAHDIGLRMVRQNGQPGFEVIVGGGLGRTPMIGKVLRDFLPVADLLPYLEAIVGTYNLLGRRDNKFKARIKITVHENGIDTIRNHVEARFQTIAPQFDTAATLAQLARIEAMFKAPDLRAACDLAYQAAYRTDPVFRAWADTNLHPHRDPNHAIVTLSLKAHGETPGDATSDQMRLIADLAEAYGHGEIRISHEQNVILPHVARADLPALHKALRVQGLATANVGLISDIIACPGMDYCALATARSIPVAQEIATHFDALKLEHDIGPLKIKISGCINACGHHHVGHIGILGLDRAGVENYQITLGGDGSEDAHLGDRTGPGFAYDQIVPAIERIIRAYLALRDSPAESFLSAYRRLGLTPFKAALYEQEPVDAE
- a CDS encoding DUF2849 domain-containing protein, with protein sequence MSRKPYAVVVTANALLDGDVVYLTAAHTWSRHLEQALVLTDKTDAEIALAHADTQTAEVVGCYLADVRQSASGPQPVHFREDFRRRGPSNYAHGKQATASNAA
- a CDS encoding ABC transporter permease, whose product is MQNSVRPTQAKLALRRRRPDLLGLLVTALTLIAALALIAPTLALVLKSLISDASGALGLDNYHRVLEARRLPSVIWNTVVLGVGSVAVMFVIATPLAWLYARTDFHWRGAIMIGATCQLATPGFLVALGYLFLLNPSNGLINQWWRALTGGTDPLMNVYSMTAIVLLQGLSMVGPAFYFLAPALSHVDGALEEAASAHGLGKWKTFVFILLPITLPTLLSTALFFLVIAVETFDFAGMLGMPARISVVATWIYQFTQASFAAPEYGAASAIGVMTAIVLLALMVVQGLVFRRSFAIATLGGKSRSASVILSRGAQRAAKLMFCTFLALGFAVPFAMLVWTALLPVQQPPSWAALQSISLDGFGPQFWAELRNIGGATLVLALVVPTLVVSLTSAMAWTATLNRKAARIIEVAVVSCLAVPSIVIAIMFLVGALSLHAYLPIYGSIVVLILAIGTRYLATAFRITQNAFAQVDPELIQAARTLGVPSGITLTGIMVPMLRASLIFAWFWVALLTLRELPITLVLSTYDLQTLASRIFLYNSSGETQQAAALSLALFAIVAVFLVGFFRFVRFTR
- a CDS encoding DUF934 domain-containing protein, producing MSVIVTDSGFGPDDFAQDWFDLASDVDLSALEGQLQGVTAIRIAFPSFADGRGFTLAAHLRRLGFAGRLRAQGHVVADQYTMARRAGFDEVEIDQTLAARQPEAQWLARGDWQGFDYRKRLRAAA
- a CDS encoding ferredoxin--NADP reductase, which translates into the protein MNQQLRPDLQTITAVTHWTDRLFSFRVTRPASLRFRSGQFVMIGLPNAEGKPVLRAYSIASPAWDDELEFYSIKVPDGPLTSRLQHVQPGDPIILRPKPVGTLVHDALLPGKRLWFLATGTGFAPFASLLREPETWERYEQVVMMHTCRDVAELAYGRRMIEGLSDDPLIGEMIAGKLRYYPTTTRQPSPRMGRITDTLARGKALADLDLTGPLTAETDRAMVCGSLAFNKDVAALLEGFGLREGANSAPGHFAVEKAFVD
- a CDS encoding DMT family transporter produces the protein MRPIRGILYKIISVVMFITMASLIKALSGEVPPGQIVFFRSLLALPVLVIWLAWRSELRTGFKASKPLGHFWRGLVGTMAMGMGFAALAFLPLPEVTAIGYAAPLLVVIFASMFLGEEVRAFRLTSVFVGLVGVLIVLSPRLSVGSSVSQIQALGAMLALSGAVFAALAQVTVRKLVATETTSAIVFWFSLTAAGLSLLTIPFGWVMPSLWQAAILILTGLLGGVGQIFLTSSYREADASLVAPFDYASIMFALAIGYWGFGEVPTMTMLLGAAIVIAAGILIIWRERQLGLERARQRRVMTPQG